ATGAGTTCATGGACATTAAAACAGACATGAGCAAAGCTTATGACAGAGTGGAATGAGACTTCTTAGAATGTATGATGAGGAAAATGGGATTCAGGGAAAAATGGATCCATTGGATAATGAGATGTGTCAGATCAGTTTCCTATAGTGTACTGATAAATGGAAATACCACAGGTCACATAACTCCCTCTAGAGGATTACGGCAGGGTGACCCACTCTCGCCATACATTTTCATCCTCTGCACAGAAGTTCTTATAGCTAATATAAGAACAACTGAGAATTTAGGACATATTACTGGACTCAAGGTGGCTCAAGCAAGTCCTCCGATATCTCATCTCCTCTTTGCAGATGACAGCATTTTTTCTTCTGTAAAGCAGTCCCAGAGCAATGCAACAGCCTACTCAACGCTCTAAACGCATATGGGATTGGCTCTGGACAAAGAATTAATTTTCAGAAATCAGCTATCACTTTCGGTAAAAAAAGTGCCTCAAGAAAATATGGAAAATTTGAAGAATATTTTAGGCATCACAACTCAAAGCGGCAATGGAAAATATTTAGGCATCCCAGAGCAACTCCAAGGTTCTAAGACCCAGGCCTTTGCCTATGTCCAAAACAATCTTCACTAGAAAATTAATGGATGGATGGCAAAATACCTCTCCAGAGCCGGCAAAGAAGTTATGATCAAATCTGTAGCATCAACCATTCCGACATTCCCGATGTCGTGCTATCTCCTCCCTAAAGGATTTTGTAAGAAGATACCTAGTGCTACATCTAATTTTTGGTCTCAAAAGGTATGCATTGGATAGCATGAGACAAATTTTGCCTCTCTAAGAAGGAATGAGGGATTGGCTTCCGATCACTCGAAGAGTTTAATATAGCTTTATTGGCTAAACAACTATGACGATTGGAACAAAACCCAAATTCCTTACTTACAAGAGTTCTTAAAGGAAGGTACTTTCGAAATCCACATCCGTTCAAAGCACCAAAAGCCTCAAGACCATCTTATGGTTGGAGAAGCATTATGGCTGCAAAAGATCTTGTCACCGAAGGTCTTAGACGTATAATAGGAACAGGAGAATATACACTTGTTTGGCAAGACCCGTGGATACCGGATGAGACCGCCAGGCCTCCTACGACAACGCATGACTATGATCTGAACCTTAGAGTGTCTGACCTAATTGACCCTGTGAAAAAAGAGTGGGACACCACCAAACTCAGGAATCTGATCCACCCCAACGACATACCGTTGGTTCAAAGTTTAAATCTCAGTAGGAATCCCATTCGGGATGGATATTGTTGGAACCTAACAGTTTCTGGGAAATATTCAGTCAAGTCAGGCTATATGCTTGCAAGATCAAAACAAGATGAGGATACTGAATTTAGGAGTCAGCTACCTTCCCTCAACCCACTCAAGGAAAAAGTTTGGAAAGTCAAAACCGGAAAAAAAGCTGCCAGTTATTGTGGCAGATTTTATCAGGGGAAATTTCAGTCAATGAAAGACTTTTCAAAAGACATATTGGGAATGATCCTAACTGCCCCAGATGTGGCCATGCTGAGGAAACGATTAATCATACGATTTTTACATGCCCTCCCACTATGCAATGTTGGGTCCTCTCAATGATTCCATCGGCTCCGGGAGTTTTTCCATCAGAAAATCTCTATACCAATATGGATTACCTCCTCTCAAGATCCAATACGGGTGGAATTATGGAGGATTTAGCCAGGGTCTTCCCTTGGATTATTTGGTATATATGGAAAGTCTGGAACGAAAAGTTGTTTAATGGACGTGATTTCTCACCTATGGACACAATTGATCTGGCGACACGAGAATGTAATGCATGGTTTTTGGCCAATGAGGAGATCGACCCAGGTGAAAGTATCATAGAATGCATACCAAGAACCCCTACTGAGGTACCTACATTCATATGTAGGGTGGATGGATCGTGGAAAAATGATGAAACCACGAGTGGAATAGGATGGATCTTACAGCTACAAGACGGATCAATAGATATCCTCGGACTCCAAGGCTGCCATAAAAAAATCTCGCCACTTCACACTGAACTAAAAAGTTTGGTATGGGCTCTGAAATGTTTATCTCGCCACCAGCGTTACTGTAATTATTTTGTTACTGACTCTCATGAGTTCGTCAAAATGATCGCTAGACCTGAAGACTGGCCAGCCTTTGCAGCTGAACTTAATGAGTTTAAAACTCTATGGACGTCCTACCAAGACGGACAAATGGTCTATAAGGACAAATCCAGTAACACCCAAGCAGACTTCCTGGCAAGACAAGCTCGAACAAGGAAGCGTGTTTTCTCATATGTTAACACGTGTGTGCCACACTGGATTGACATTCGCAACTCGGCTTTTCGCTGATTCGTACTAAGATTTATCTTTGTATCTCATCGTGATAAAAAAAAAATAAGGGATGGTTGAATCCAAAAAACTGACCCGACCATCCATGCCTACTCAGAGGAGTTTAGAGGCAAACACTTGAAAACTGTAATCAGATACTGTTTTCGTTGACTGAACGTGTGTTTCATGGTCCAATAATGTATCACACATGTACAACACAAACTTAGTAGATGAATGCATAATGCAGAAGAAACATTCTCATTCAATGGACTAGATATTTGCACCTTGCGTGCTTATATATCACATTATTCTAGTAAAAACCATCTGTGATATATTGATATATACTTAAAAAATAAATACTTATCTCAAGAGTTAGCATCACAAGATCATATTAAATACTTCTGCAACTTAAAAAGACCTTTAGAACAGAGCTAGAGCTGGCTATGTTTTGGTTCCTTGATCAGGCTATCTCCTGTGTCTGTTCTCTCTGTCTTCTCTTAAGCTTCTTCCTCTTCTGTATTCTATCTCTGCATCAGAGCTTGAAACACCAGCGGGATAGTTTCTGTTCCATTTCTTTACAGACCCCACTCTTGACAATAAAGCCTCTTCATGAGCGTGGATGCGGTTTCTTGACAGTAAAACCTCTTCTGATTTTGAGCTTGTTTGACTCAGCAGATTTGCTTCTCCTCTAAGCAGCTTTTGTCCATTACTTGATGAGTAAGCCTTTGCCTTGACTAAAGAGTCATCCATCACATCAGTGAACTCTACATACTGACTAGTTGTGATGACGTCATCAGCACTAAACCCAAAGGAAGCTCTATAAGCTTCTTCCAACTCCTCCATGTCTTGCCTCGCCTGCCTGTTCTGGTTCCCATTAGTAGAGTACACATCTGAATCCTTGGACACACTTAACCTTCCACCGTTTAGAGGAACAGAAGGGTCGTGATCCAAGTAAAACTTGGCAAAGGTTTCAGGACAGAAGAAGTTCGACTCATCCTGCAGAGGTGTGGAGACTCCAGTTTGAGGTGATCTGGCTGGACTACCAGGATAAAGAGAGTACGTAGAGCGAAGATCATTGTAATGGCCATTGCCAGAGTTCAAGAAACGAGCGTAAGGGACATCAGGGGAAGAAGGAGTAGTCAAGTGTGCAAGCTCCGGAGGAGGAGTGAAAGGAGCAGTGGAGGGCTCGGTGGTGAGAGTGGAGAAAACAGGAGGAGGTGAGACCAGTTGGGTTTCGTGAGCGTAAGGTCCGGTGGCGTACATGCTAGAAGAAGGACCTCCAGGGGAGTTGGCAGAGAGAGATAAGTAGTTGTTTGGTGACTGAGCGGTTGAAGGAAGAGCGGAGTTTGTGAAGGAAGCGGGAGAGGAGGGTGGAGCCATGAAAGCTGGATTCATTGCTCTTGTAGTAGCTTGGTTGGTCAAGACACCTCCGCTTGGTTGTGAAGCTGAGGCATTGCCGCATTCAGGAATGCGAGAGGAGGCGGGGGCGATTTGTTTTAGGGCCTTTTGGGACTTGAAACATGACAAGACTCCTAAACAACCTCCCCACTTTTTCCTCTGCAAAAGAGCACACACAGTGTAAGTTTCAATGCCAAGTTTGGTAGTGAATCAACGGTAATCTTATAAGCTTACATGCATGAGTTCAAGATCACAAAAGTTTGGATTTTTATGTAATTGAAAAATGTAAACTTTAGCATTTCTAAGTTAGCAGTGGCTGTAAAAAATGAATTTCAGTAACGGTTTAGCTTTAGAACAAAAAGAAAGGTGGAGACTTTAACATAAACCCTAATGAACATTGCGTGAAAACAGAGTTAAGAAGCTAGATTAGTGTGAACAGGGTTGAATAGTCAGATCTACTAAGCAAGAAACTGAGACTGAAGAGAACTTAAAACCCACACCACACACGAACTCGGATGTAACGAAAGTAGAAGAATTTAAGAGAAACCTGTTCTTGTTCTGAGCCCATTAGGTGTGTCTCTTCGTCAGAAAACAATGATTTTTTTTTTGTCTGAATTGAGGGTTTCAGGACAAAGAAGCAATCTATCTGCGTTTTCTCCGTCTTGTACAACAGGTACGATCCAGAAACTACACAGAGGAGCTAAATAAAAGGAAAATGGGGACAAAAGATTAAAGCTTTTGGGAAAGACAAAGTTGATAACTTTTTTTACCGGAGTGAGAGAAAAAGAAATGGACGAGGATGAGATGTTTTACAAGAGAAAATGGAAATCGGGTTGAAAAGATATCCTTTACCAAACGAAAAACAATTCTTATTTTTTTTAACCAGAATGTGACTGACCGACCATAAAGAAAGCGCAAAGATGAAACAGAACAAAAAGAAAAAAAAAAAAGAGGAAAAGGAAAAGGAAAAACCTCTGTTTTTTTGGGTGGTTTTGATCTCTACTCGTTTTGAAGAAACTAGCAAAAAAAAATGAAAAAGCCTTTGAGTTTTGATCTCTACTCGTTTTGGGAAAAAAACTGAGATTTTTTTGAAGGTTTGTTAATGTCCTTTAGTTATCATATTGGCTTAGTTGGACATCTAAATGCTTACTTGAGCACGTGAAGGACGTTTACTAAGTTGAACATGTAAAAGTCAAAACCATTTACTTCTTTTCTTTTTGGTTTGGTTTAATAAGAACACGTCCAAAATCAATGTAACCGCTTGCTCAAAAAAAAAAAAATCAATGTTACCGCTAAGTCAAACGGCTATTGAAGTTAATAAATGTAGCAGTTACCAGGAAAACGAGCTTGTTGTGTTTATCTTGGCTTTGATGGTTGAAAAAACAAAGTTTAGATTTAGAAAGTTTTTTGTCCAAAAAAAAAAAAAGATTTAGAAAGTTTTTGGGGAACTTTGTAAACAGTAAAATATTCAATATTTGGATTAAATATATATATATATATATATGGATTATAAAAAGGAGTAAATATATTAGCAAGATTAGCGAAAAAGAATAATTACAATGACTTAACGGAGTATATTTTTGAAGCGCACCATAATTATTTATATATACTGCAATTTGAAGGGATTACAAAAGGTGATTCTTTTCTCTGAATTTTGGTTTTGATATTTATGAATTGTCTTTGGGTTTTGAGGGTTCCAATAAAGCAGCGGAAAAGAGGACCCAGTTGTAGCGTTTGCATCTTTTGTGGGTCTGGATTTATATTTAGTGGGACCTAATACATCTAAACTAGGCCGACTAATGTTTGTTAACACAAAATTATTAACAAAAAATTACAGTTCCAGTGAATAAAACTTTACCTTTTCTAATTTTGAATCATCACTCATAGCTTTAAACTACATCACATGTTACTTTCTTGTTTTTAAAACACACATCACATGTCCCTGAGCAGCTACGGTCGTTTTTCCGAAAATGAAACATCTGGTTAGAGTTTTGATGCCATTAAACTATGGTATATAAAACAAAGAAAGATCTATCTTGACTCTTGATATATCATTTTAGAAAATAACTAAAATCACATGCTTGCTTCAGTTGACATTCAAGATGGGTCTTGTTCTTAAGCAAATAAGGAATTATAGGCTTTATTACAAAGATCCAACACGCTCTGAAACTTTTTATAAGTGGAAAGAAATTCTAGTATGGCACACAAATGAATAAAGTGATGATATTTAAAAATTTATACGTTTTTAGTCTTTAAGAATTTCAAGTTGACAAAGGCACAAACAGTTTATACTTCAGTCTCACCGAACTCAACGCCTTTCAAATCGATATGCTCTACTCCTTCCTTGAGGAGTTTAATCTCATCTCAAGAATGACACAAGGTTTAAGCAAAAAAAAAAAGAATGACACAAGGCAAAGAGAAGCGTTAATACTTACAGTCTGCTGAGAGATGTGGAGAAGACGGCAGTGCATACACAAACGAAACCTTTACCATTAACCCTGACAACAGTGACAGTACAAATCCCAACACCAACAACCACAGCCACAACCATAACAGAAGCATACAACCGAAATCATGCTCAACCTCGAGATCTACGTGAAGAGAAATCAAACTACAAAGAATCAATATAACGAATCAGTGTTTTAAAAGTCGGTTTAGACGGCGCCTAGGTGGCAACTATAAAATCTACGTGCAAAGAAATCAAATGATGGAGAATTAATACAACAAATCAATATTCTAAAAATTGGTTTATGCGGACTAGGCGGCAAACAGACGTAAATGGAAATATTTTAAAAATTGCCGCAAGTGTTCTAAAAAAATGGGTAGCCTGCCTAATTGATAGTCTTACAAAGGATCTAATTACTGCTTACCGATTTTTGGTACTCATGATTTTCAATATTATTACAAAAGATATTTTTTTGTGGGCTTTTAACATCAATAATTACATTAACTTCTCCAAGGGCCCAAATTTCCTACTACCAAAGAATAAAAGCATAATTTTCGTAGAATGTCGATGAACAAAAAAAAAACTTTTATAGAATGTCACACATGTACAATAGTACAAAAGGATCTTTTTTGAATAAGCAAGAAACAGCTAGACAGATAGATACCTCCGGTCCCACCTGAATCAATCATAGCCTGGCGGCTAAGTCTTACAGTTGAATTGTTCATGGGTTGTCCATATGGTGATGTGAACCATACACATTACACTAAAAGGCAAATCTCCAAAATAACACATTTCTAAGTTTATATCATAAAAATAGCTATCAAAAACTAAAATGACCAAAATAGCATTTTATCTTTTGAAAAAATTAAATTTGTTTTATTTTTCAAAATTTGAAATCTTATCACAAAACCCCACTCCTCAACTATAAACCCTAAAACCTAAACTCTAAACCCTAAACCCTAAACTCTAAGTTCTAAACCCTAAATCCTAAACCCCATCCTTTCACTCTAAACCCTAAACCCTAAACCCCACCCCACCCCTAAACTCTAAACCCTAAACTCTAAATCCTAAACCCTAAATCCTAAATCCTAAACCCCACCCCTTAACTCTAAACCCTAATGTCTAAATTAATTTACCATTGGGGTATAAATGTATATTTATCTCTTTTGATAAAACATTAAGTGATATTTAGGTCATTTTTATTCTTAGAGACTACATTTGTGACAAAACTTTTTTAGTGCTATCATAGTCATTTTCTCTACACTAAATACTGATAAAAAGGATACCAACTCTTCTATTCGACTTAGAGCATGATTATTAGAGATTCTTAGAGCATGATTATTGGAGTTTATTAGGGTGGAGTTTTTAGCGGAATATAAGAACCCGTCTCTTAACTTTTAACTAAAAAAGCTAAGAACCGGTTCTTAAATAAGAGTTTTAAGAACCGGTTCTAAACTTTTTTAGTTAAAAGTTAAGAGACATATTCTTATATTCCGCTAAGAATCTCACTCTAAGAACCCTCCAATAATCATGCTCTTAAGATAAAGTTCTTAACGGAATATAAGAATCCGTCTCTTAAATTTTAACTAAAAAAACTAAATATAAAAATCCGTCTCTTAAATTTTAACTAAAAAAACTAAGAACCCTCCAATAATTGTTTGTCGGTCTTGAATTTCTAAATCAGTTACTCTAAATCAACAACTTATGTTTTTCAAATCTGAACTTTTATGTTACTCTAAATCTTCTATTCGAGCATTCATTTCAATCTCAAAGCCCGTTCTGTATATGATGCTATCTTTCTTTCTTCTTTCCTCGAACACACCTTAACCTTTTGTTCTGTCGGTGGTCAAAGTCGGAAAAAGTCAATCCAATTATTTTCTTTTTAATTATTAAAATTATATGAGGCCCATTAAAGTTTTGTTCTGTAATCTTTATGCGCTAAAAGTCGAATCTCAACGGTAGATGGAGTAAGAAAGAAACGAGCATTATTGTGGTTAAGTTCAAAGTGGTGTTTACTCTCTAATGTCGTCAATGCATACGTCATGTAAATGCGAGTGGATGGGGTCCACGGATGCATGCGTCCTCAATGACGTCCACGTCCAAAGAAAAAACTTACTTTCCTAATATGTATATCTAACCAAATGTGTATATTTGAACCAAAAAAAAAAAACAAAAAACAAATGTGTATATATATGTTGCAGATATAACCAACCATCTTCGTCCACAACTCACCAAAAACTTGAAAGTGTTTTGAGAGAAAAAGAATCACAGAAATTCATGGAAATGGAAAATGCAGTAGCGAAAGAGAGTATCACTCTTCTCACTCCCTACAAGATGGGAAGATTCAATCTCTCCCACAGGGTTATTCTGGCACCATTGACGAGACAGAGGTCATATGGAAACGTTCCTCAGCCTCACGCTGTCTTGTATTATTCTCAGAGAACAAGCCCAGGAGGGTTTCTCATCACTGAAGCTACAGGAGTTTCAGACACAGCTCAAGGGTAACAAATTACTCTGCTCGTTTTTAATTTGAGTATTTTATGACAAGATTAAAAGTAAAAGATATAGTTTTTTAATATATATTTGATAGTTTAGTATTAAAGCGGTGGAATAATTTAAAATCTTTTATTTGTGGGGTTTGATCTTAGACTATGAATCTAAAATCTGTTACATTTGTGTGATTTTGGTCTTGAAGCTACCAAGATACTCCTGGGATATGGACTAAAGAGCATGTGGAGGCATGGAAACCAATTGTGGATGCTGTTCATGCCAAAGGTGGTGTCTTCTTCTGTCAAATCTGGCATGTTGGTCGTGTTTCTAATCGAGGTTTGTCATTTGAAGTTGTATTCAATTATTCATAAGGCTGGTGGAACCCATATTAGGATACTGAGTATAATATTGTGTGTGTGTTTTCAGGTTTTCAACCAAATGGGCAAGCTCCCATCTCTTGTTCCGACAAGCCATTGATGCCTCAAATCCGCTCTAATGGCATTGACGAAGCTCTGTTTACCCCACCAAGACGGCTAAGTACTGAAGAAATCCCTGGCATTGTCAACGACTTTAGGCTCGCAGCAAGAAACGCTATGGAAGCTGGTAAAGCATTGTTAGTCAAGAAGCTATACTCGATTCATTCAAAGACACTTATCGTTATGTGTCCTTTAATGTTGTTGCAGGCTTTGATGGAGTTGAGATTCATGGAGCTAATGGCTATCTGATAGACCAGTTCATGAAAGACACGGTGAATGACAGAACAGATGAATACGGTGGATCATTACAAAACCGTTGTAAGTTCGCACTAGACATAGTTGAAGCAGTGGCTAATGAGATAGGCCCAGACCGTGTTGGAATCAGGCTCTCTCCCTTTGCTGACTACATGGAGTCTGCAGACACAAACCCACAAGTGTTAGCCCTTCATATGGCTCAATCTCTGAACAAATACGGGATCCTCTACTGTCATGTGATAGAGGCGAGAATGAAAACAATGGGAGAGATAACAGAGTGTCCTCACTTGCTAGTACCGATGAGGAAAGCTTTTCAGGGTACTTTCATCTCAGCGGGTGGTTTCAAGAGGGAAGATGGGAATGAGGCAGTGGAAGAGGGACGGACCGATCTTGTGGCTTATGGTCGGTGGTTTCTTGCAAACCCGGATTTGCCTAAGAGGTTTGAAGTGGATGCAGAGCTGAATAAATATGATAGGCCAACGTTTTACACTTCTGATCCTGTCGTGGGTTACACGGATTACCCTTTTCTTGAATCAACAGCTTAAATTTTTTCATTAAGAATGTTATGTGTGTTCCTCTTTTATGTAATAAGATGTTTCTGGCATTAAGATAATGTTGCAAGTGTAACATCAATCATTAACCTTCCGGCTCAGTTAGCGTGTTTGCTTGCTCTGACCAGCCATTAGGCTTCCAAGAGCTTAGTCTGGTCTGGTTATCATTACCTGCTTCTGCACCTTTGTTCTTTGCGTCCTGTGGTTTAATCGGAGTTTAAGCTATGTTCTTTATCACACAAGAGTAAAGATCAAACTCTGCCTTTAGTTTACAACAGCTTGCTTGTATCTACTGATCCGCCACACTTGTTGCTTAAATATAGTTATGGTTTATTATGTCAAATAAAAGTCAAAATTAATTATTCCAAAATTAAAGAGTTGAAGATTTATTAAGCAACAAAACCGCAATCTGAAGGCCTTTTGAGATTTAGATTTTCCATGCATTTTATGTTGTGTTGATAAACTTTAAAATTTAACAACATTAGTTGTAAGTATTTGAATTTACAGAAATATACCGGTGCATGGAAGAATGTTTAATATTATTAAATGG
This genomic interval from Brassica oleracea var. oleracea cultivar TO1000 chromosome C2, BOL, whole genome shotgun sequence contains the following:
- the LOC106326849 gene encoding uncharacterized protein At1g76660-like; protein product: MGSEQEQRKKWGGCLGVLSCFKSQKALKQIAPASSRIPECGNASASQPSGGVLTNQATTRAMNPAFMAPPSSPASFTNSALPSTAQSPNNYLSLSANSPGGPSSSMYATGPYAHETQLVSPPPVFSTLTTEPSTAPFTPPPELAHLTTPSSPDVPYARFLNSGNGHYNDLRSTYSLYPGSPARSPQTGVSTPLQDESNFFCPETFAKFYLDHDPSVPLNGGRLSVSKDSDVYSTNGNQNRQARQDMEELEEAYRASFGFSADDVITTSQYVEFTDVMDDSLVKAKAYSSSNGQKLLRGEANLLSQTSSKSEEVLLSRNRIHAHEEALLSRVGSVKKWNRNYPAGVSSSDAEIEYRRGRSLREDRENRHRR
- the LOC106326848 gene encoding 12-oxophytodienoate reductase 1, whose amino-acid sequence is MEMENAVAKESITLLTPYKMGRFNLSHRVILAPLTRQRSYGNVPQPHAVLYYSQRTSPGGFLITEATGVSDTAQGYQDTPGIWTKEHVEAWKPIVDAVHAKGGVFFCQIWHVGRVSNRGFQPNGQAPISCSDKPLMPQIRSNGIDEALFTPPRRLSTEEIPGIVNDFRLAARNAMEAGFDGVEIHGANGYLIDQFMKDTVNDRTDEYGGSLQNRCKFALDIVEAVANEIGPDRVGIRLSPFADYMESADTNPQVLALHMAQSLNKYGILYCHVIEARMKTMGEITECPHLLVPMRKAFQGTFISAGGFKREDGNEAVEEGRTDLVAYGRWFLANPDLPKRFEVDAELNKYDRPTFYTSDPVVGYTDYPFLESTA